A portion of the Streptomyces sp. NBC_00376 genome contains these proteins:
- a CDS encoding RNA polymerase sigma factor, translated as MKQPFESVVAQHGATVLRVCRVVLGPHDADDAWSETFLAAMRAYPDLPETANVEAWLVTIAHRKAIDVLRAAKRNPLPVDEVPETPTEQGIPDSGDSGLWAVVKELPSKQRQAIAYRYVAGLAYAEIAEILGGTVEAARRAAADGLKNLREHYPGAITKGASS; from the coding sequence ATGAAACAACCGTTCGAGAGCGTGGTGGCGCAGCACGGCGCGACCGTGCTGCGTGTCTGCCGGGTCGTCCTCGGCCCGCATGATGCGGACGACGCGTGGTCGGAGACTTTCCTGGCCGCCATGCGCGCCTATCCCGATCTGCCGGAGACGGCGAACGTGGAGGCGTGGCTGGTGACGATCGCGCACCGCAAGGCGATCGACGTGCTGCGTGCCGCGAAGAGGAATCCTCTACCGGTCGACGAGGTACCGGAAACACCGACAGAGCAGGGCATCCCAGACTCCGGGGACTCTGGCCTGTGGGCCGTGGTGAAGGAACTGCCCAGCAAGCAACGTCAGGCTATCGCCTACCGGTATGTGGCGGGGCTGGCGTACGCCGAGATCGCGGAGATCCTCGGCGGCACCGTCGAGGCGGCCCGAAGAGCCGCCGCGGACGGGCTCAAGAATCTCAGGGAACATTATCCGGGCGCGATCACGAAAGGAGCATCGTCGTGA
- a CDS encoding IS630 family transposase → MAERVRVREIDDDDGRRLLRIIRRGTGSVVTWRRAQMVLLSAQGMPVAKIAEVSFTSDDRVRDVIHNFNADGFDSLYPKYAGGRPKTFTLPERREIKKIAKSKPTEHDLPFSTWSLSKLADFLVAEGVVDDISHEGLRILLREEGVSFQRLKTWKTSRDPDYAAKKARVEHLYAIADGEVIPEDGEPEVIFCMDEFGPLNLMPHPGRQWAERGGKHKSPDREPRRRRRATYNRYGGVRHLFAALDLAKDKLYGHIKPIKRRTQFLEFCRYLRTLYPSTVRIAIVCDNFSPHLTTKRCQRVGTWAAANNVEIAYTPTNSSWLNRIEAQFTALRYFTLDGTDHAAHKEQGSMIRRYIIWRNRHADDQRLRAVVNRANVA, encoded by the coding sequence GTGGCAGAACGAGTGCGTGTCCGAGAGATCGATGACGATGACGGGCGGCGGCTGCTGCGGATTATCCGCAGAGGCACCGGGTCGGTGGTGACCTGGCGGCGGGCCCAGATGGTGCTGCTCTCCGCGCAGGGCATGCCGGTGGCGAAGATCGCCGAGGTGTCGTTCACCAGCGACGACCGGGTCCGGGACGTGATCCACAACTTCAACGCCGACGGCTTCGACTCTCTGTATCCGAAGTACGCCGGTGGTCGGCCGAAGACGTTCACGCTGCCGGAGCGCCGTGAGATCAAGAAGATCGCGAAGTCCAAGCCCACCGAGCACGACCTGCCGTTCTCGACCTGGAGCCTGTCCAAGCTGGCGGACTTCCTGGTCGCCGAGGGGGTGGTCGACGACATCAGCCACGAGGGCCTGCGCATCCTGCTCCGCGAGGAGGGAGTCTCCTTTCAACGCCTGAAGACCTGGAAGACCTCCCGTGATCCGGACTACGCGGCCAAGAAAGCGCGCGTCGAGCACCTGTACGCCATCGCCGACGGCGAGGTCATACCCGAGGACGGCGAACCCGAAGTCATCTTCTGCATGGACGAGTTCGGGCCGCTCAACCTGATGCCCCACCCGGGCCGGCAGTGGGCCGAACGCGGCGGCAAGCACAAGAGCCCCGACCGTGAACCACGCCGGCGGCGACGGGCGACCTACAACCGCTACGGCGGAGTGCGGCACCTGTTCGCCGCCCTGGACCTGGCCAAGGACAAGCTCTACGGCCACATCAAGCCGATCAAGAGGCGGACGCAGTTCCTCGAGTTCTGCCGCTACCTGCGCACTCTGTACCCGTCGACGGTGCGGATCGCGATCGTCTGCGACAACTTTTCCCCGCATCTGACCACGAAGAGGTGCCAACGGGTCGGCACCTGGGCCGCGGCTAACAACGTCGAGATCGCCTACACCCCGACGAACTCCTCATGGCTCAACCGGATCGAGGCCCAGTTCACGGCCCTGCGCTACTTCACCCTCGACGGCACCGACCATGCCGCCCACAAGGAACAGGGCAGCATGATCCGCCGCTACATCATCTGGCGAAACCGTCACGCCGACGACCAACGCCTACGCGCCGTCGTCAACAGGGCAAACGTTGCCTGA
- a CDS encoding alpha-ketoglutarate-dependent dioxygenase AlkB family protein, producing MTALFTPQLPERNAGEITPGATHLPNWLPLEQQKWIADRFHEWVRGPVPLRAATVRGHQMSVRTVCLGWHWQPYQYTRAATDVNGARVLPFPDWMIRLGRHALQATGHDTATIGSYTPDTALVNHYDTSARLGMHQDKDEESRAPVVSLSIGDTCTFRFGNTESRKKPYTDLLLASGDLFVFGGPARLAYHGVTKVHQDTAPAGCGISSGRINITMRMTGLNG from the coding sequence ATGACAGCACTGTTCACTCCACAACTGCCCGAGCGCAACGCGGGAGAGATCACCCCGGGCGCCACCCACCTCCCGAACTGGCTGCCCCTGGAACAGCAGAAATGGATCGCGGACCGGTTCCACGAGTGGGTGCGAGGTCCTGTTCCCCTGCGCGCCGCAACGGTCCGCGGACACCAGATGTCCGTGCGCACCGTATGCCTGGGCTGGCACTGGCAGCCGTACCAGTACACGAGAGCGGCCACCGACGTGAACGGAGCCCGTGTCCTCCCGTTCCCCGACTGGATGATCCGGCTGGGACGCCACGCCCTTCAGGCCACCGGACACGACACGGCCACGATCGGCTCGTACACGCCCGACACCGCGCTGGTGAACCACTACGACACCAGTGCCCGCCTGGGCATGCACCAGGACAAGGACGAGGAATCCCGTGCCCCGGTCGTGTCGCTGTCCATCGGCGACACCTGCACGTTCCGCTTCGGCAACACCGAAAGCCGCAAAAAACCCTATACGGACCTGCTGCTGGCCTCCGGTGACCTCTTCGTCTTCGGAGGACCCGCCCGCCTCGCCTACCACGGTGTCACCAAGGTGCACCAGGACACCGCCCCCGCAGGGTGCGGCATCAGCAGCGGCCGGATCAACATCACGATGCGCATGACAGGGCTCAACGGGTAA
- a CDS encoding IS3 family transposase (programmed frameshift), producing MGRQSPYPAEFRNDAVALYRSAGGKRTYAAVAADVGVTGETLRSWVRQADEHAGRDHGREDQTAQGQDEELARLRAENGRLRKAEKGVGARAGDPAPGGGLFREGDEVKTRRWDFVSAHASSFGVQRICRVLQISRSGYYRWITGAKARAGRQAAEDALVAEIREVHTAHKGTYGVRRVHAELRGFGHTVNRKRVERLMRKHRLEGRHLRRRKRTTIADRLAPPAPDLVQRDFSAGQLDEKWCGDITYVQVGGAWMYLACVLDICSRRVLGYSMASHMRAELVIDALKMAVTARGGNVAGVIFHADRGAQYTSAAFAQVCDGFGIRRSMGRVGSSYDNALAESFWQGLKRETVRQRLFSTMRQARLEVFQWLTYYNARRRHSALNYLSPAEFEQQHLRAAKLSIAA from the exons GTGGGACGGCAATCTCCGTATCCGGCGGAGTTCAGGAATGACGCGGTCGCGCTGTACCGGTCGGCGGGTGGGAAGCGTACGTATGCGGCGGTCGCGGCGGATGTCGGGGTGACCGGCGAGACGCTGCGGAGCTGGGTGCGCCAGGCCGACGAGCACGCAGGCCGGGATCACGGCCGCGAGGACCAGACCGCGCAGGGCCAGGATGAGGAACTGGCCCGGCTTCGCGCGGAGAACGGCCGGCTGCGCAAAGCGGAGA AAGGAGTGGGAGCTCGAGCGGGAGATCCTGCGCCGGGCGGCGGCCTATTTCGCGAAGGAGATGAAGTGAAGACCCGCCGCTGGGACTTCGTCTCCGCCCACGCCTCATCCTTCGGCGTCCAGCGGATATGTCGGGTTCTTCAGATCTCGCGCTCGGGCTACTACCGGTGGATCACCGGCGCGAAGGCCCGCGCGGGGCGGCAGGCTGCCGAGGACGCCCTGGTCGCGGAGATCCGCGAGGTCCACACCGCGCACAAGGGCACCTACGGGGTCCGCCGCGTCCACGCCGAACTGCGCGGCTTCGGGCACACCGTCAACCGCAAGCGTGTCGAGCGCCTGATGCGCAAGCACCGGCTTGAGGGCCGGCACCTGCGGCGGCGCAAGCGCACCACGATCGCCGACCGGCTCGCACCACCGGCCCCGGACCTAGTCCAGCGCGACTTCTCTGCCGGGCAGTTGGACGAGAAGTGGTGCGGCGACATCACATACGTGCAGGTCGGTGGCGCGTGGATGTATCTCGCCTGTGTCCTGGACATCTGTTCACGCCGGGTGCTCGGCTACTCGATGGCCTCGCACATGCGCGCCGAGCTGGTCATCGACGCGCTGAAGATGGCGGTCACGGCGCGCGGCGGCAACGTCGCCGGAGTGATCTTCCACGCGGACAGGGGCGCCCAGTACACGTCGGCTGCGTTCGCGCAGGTCTGCGATGGTTTCGGGATCCGCAGGAGCATGGGCCGGGTCGGTTCGAGCTACGACAACGCCCTCGCCGAGTCGTTCTGGCAGGGACTCAAGAGGGAGACGGTGCGCCAGAGGCTGTTCTCCACGATGCGTCAGGCGAGGCTGGAAGTCTTCCAGTGGCTCACCTACTACAACGCCCGCAGGCGCCACAGCGCCCTCAACTACCTCTCACCAGCCGAGTTCGAACAGCAGCATCTGCGAGCAGCTAAACTCTCAATTGCGGCATGA
- a CDS encoding IS630 family transposase (programmed frameshift), protein MRYSDGGGLTVAGRVRRESVRMQAAELFEQEVKPPEVARRLRVSLKSAYQWHQLWREGGVGALSSRGPSGSRCRLSPRCLEKLAAYLEQGPAAHGWVEDQVWTAARVAMLIGRKFHVSYSVSGATRLMHRLGFSPQVPARRVAERDEQAVTAWKEATWAEVKGPGRPGGGYICFEDEAGFTRRPPRGRTWGRRGHTPVVTVSGRRSGRLSVAGLIAMRPGSRTRLCHRLRTHPSGKGKRRSMSERDFIALVDGVHQLVKAPIVLVWDRLNTHVSHAMRELIAERAWLTVFLLPAYSPDLNPVEWVWAHVKRSLANLAVMALDRLEALVRNRLKRLQYRPDTLDGFIAGTGLTLDTLTSP, encoded by the exons GTGAGGTATTCGGATGGGGGCGGGCTGACCGTTGCGGGACGGGTGCGTCGGGAGTCGGTGCGGATGCAGGCGGCCGAGCTGTTCGAGCAGGAGGTCAAGCCACCGGAAGTGGCACGGCGTCTGCGGGTGAGTCTGAAGTCGGCTTATCAGTGGCACCAGTTGTGGCGCGAGGGCGGGGTCGGGGCGCTGTCGTCACGCGGTCCGAGTGGGTCGCGGTGCCGGCTGTCTCCGCGCTGCTTGGAGAAGCTCGCCGCGTATCTGGAGCAGGGTCCGGCCGCGCACGGCTGGGTGGAGGACCAGGTGTGGACCGCGGCGAGGGTGGCCATGCTGATCGGGCGGAAGTTCCACGTCTCGTACAGCGTCTCGGGCGCCACGAGGCTGATGCACCGGCTCGGCTTCAGCCCGCAGGTCCCCGCGCGCAGGGTGGCCGAGCGGGACGAGCAGGCCGTCACCGCATGGAAGGAGGCGACCTGGGCGGAGGTAAAAGGGCCCGGGCGGCCTG GCGGGGGCTACATCTGCTTCGAGGACGAAGCAGGCTTCACCCGCCGACCGCCCCGAGGCCGGACCTGGGGACGACGCGGACACACCCCGGTCGTGACGGTGAGCGGACGCCGCTCGGGGCGGCTGTCGGTGGCCGGGCTGATTGCGATGCGGCCCGGCTCACGGACCCGGCTGTGCCACCGCCTGCGCACCCACCCCTCGGGCAAGGGCAAGCGCCGCAGCATGAGCGAGCGCGACTTCATCGCTCTGGTCGACGGCGTGCACCAGCTCGTCAAGGCGCCGATCGTGCTGGTCTGGGACCGCCTGAACACCCACGTCTCCCACGCCATGCGCGAGTTGATCGCCGAGCGAGCCTGGCTGACGGTGTTCCTGCTGCCCGCCTACTCGCCCGACCTCAACCCCGTCGAGTGGGTATGGGCGCACGTCAAACGCAGCCTGGCCAACCTCGCCGTCATGGCCCTCGACCGACTCGAGGCCCTCGTCCGCAACCGGCTCAAGCGCCTGCAGTACCGCCCCGACACCCTCGACGGCTTCATAGCCGGCACCGGCCTGACCCTCGACACCCTGACCTCACCCTGA
- a CDS encoding DNA-3-methyladenine glycosylase family protein, whose amino-acid sequence MTLLRLFPQGPTDPETALRMLAAHSIPGAEEADIPSRTYTRLLPHAGASVRVTVTFTENQVAVDLPDEIPDPDGLAVPIRRWLDLDSDTTRIADALAADPLIRPLVEHRPGIRLIGYPDEFEAVTATVVGQQVSLAAARTFMGRLVAAYGTPAAGLKALPAPQDLAVIPDAELQAAIGLTGARTRTLRAVAQKWADGFTLAHLTADEARRALLALPGIGPWTVDYLTVRALQHPDTFAPGALVARRALGSITADQARITAERWAPWRSYALMHLWADAAYAAPKRGGTHA is encoded by the coding sequence GTGACCCTGCTCCGCCTCTTCCCCCAAGGCCCCACCGACCCTGAGACCGCGCTGCGGATGCTGGCCGCCCACTCGATCCCAGGAGCCGAAGAAGCAGACATCCCGAGCCGCACCTACACCCGGCTCCTGCCCCACGCAGGAGCGTCCGTGCGGGTGACAGTGACCTTCACTGAGAACCAGGTCGCCGTCGACCTGCCCGACGAGATCCCCGACCCCGACGGCCTGGCGGTGCCGATACGCCGCTGGCTGGACCTCGACTCCGACACCACGCGGATCGCCGACGCCCTCGCCGCGGACCCGCTGATCCGGCCGCTGGTCGAGCACCGGCCCGGCATCCGGCTCATCGGCTACCCCGACGAGTTCGAAGCGGTGACCGCGACGGTCGTCGGCCAGCAGGTCTCGCTCGCCGCGGCCCGCACCTTCATGGGCAGGCTCGTCGCCGCCTACGGGACGCCGGCAGCCGGGCTGAAAGCTCTCCCCGCACCGCAAGATCTCGCGGTGATCCCCGACGCGGAACTCCAGGCGGCCATCGGTCTCACCGGCGCACGAACCCGCACCCTTCGGGCCGTCGCCCAGAAGTGGGCGGACGGATTCACCCTCGCGCACCTCACCGCCGACGAGGCGCGCCGAGCCCTGCTCGCGCTCCCCGGCATCGGTCCCTGGACCGTGGACTACCTCACCGTGCGCGCACTGCAGCACCCCGACACCTTCGCCCCCGGCGCCCTGGTCGCCCGCAGGGCACTCGGATCCATCACCGCCGACCAGGCCCGGATCACCGCTGAGAGGTGGGCGCCATGGCGCTCCTACGCGCTCATGCACCTGTGGGCGGACGCCGCTTACGCAGCGCCCAAGCGGGGAGGAACGCACGCCTGA
- a CDS encoding IS701 family transposase, whose amino-acid sequence MLSGELAAVRCDLEDFAAEMFEPFARADQRRWGGVYLRGLLLDGGRKSVEPMAARLGEDGNRQALAHFITSSPWDAAHVRARLAWRMQPVVKPTALIIDDTGFLKDGDASACVTRQYTGTAGKVTNCQAGVSLHLASNGASAAVNWRLFLPGSWDPASPKADQAKVARRGKCAIPAQVGHVEKWQLALDMIDETRSWGIEVPQVIADGGYGDTAAFRLGLEERGLDYVVGISTSTTAQPEDAQPSAPACTGRGRRPVPAYPEPARRVKSLVIAAGKSSARPVQWREGSRPGSGRSGHKRMYSRFVALRIRPAGREIRKATATTELPVRWLLAEWPADQDEPVQFWLSNLPATTPLPVLVRTAKLRWRIENDYREMKQALGLAHFEGRTWPGWHHHVTLVSVAHAFCTLQRLSRSPKETASA is encoded by the coding sequence GTGCTGAGTGGGGAGTTGGCTGCGGTCCGGTGTGATCTGGAGGACTTCGCGGCGGAGATGTTCGAGCCGTTCGCGCGAGCGGATCAGCGTCGGTGGGGTGGGGTCTATCTGCGGGGCCTGCTGCTGGACGGCGGGCGCAAGTCGGTGGAACCGATGGCCGCCCGCCTGGGCGAAGACGGGAACCGGCAGGCGCTGGCCCACTTCATCACCTCCAGCCCGTGGGATGCGGCGCATGTGCGGGCCCGTCTGGCCTGGCGTATGCAGCCGGTCGTCAAGCCCACCGCGTTGATCATCGATGACACCGGGTTCCTCAAGGACGGGGATGCGTCGGCGTGTGTGACCCGGCAGTACACCGGCACTGCGGGCAAGGTCACCAACTGCCAGGCCGGGGTGTCGCTGCACCTGGCTTCCAACGGCGCCTCGGCGGCGGTGAACTGGCGTCTGTTCCTGCCCGGGAGCTGGGATCCCGCCTCGCCGAAGGCCGATCAGGCCAAAGTGGCCCGCCGTGGCAAGTGCGCCATCCCTGCCCAGGTGGGCCATGTCGAGAAGTGGCAGCTGGCCCTCGACATGATCGACGAGACGCGGTCCTGGGGCATCGAGGTGCCCCAGGTCATCGCCGACGGCGGCTATGGTGACACCGCCGCCTTCCGGCTCGGCCTGGAAGAACGCGGTCTCGATTACGTGGTGGGCATCTCGACCTCGACCACCGCACAGCCCGAGGACGCACAGCCGTCTGCCCCGGCCTGCACAGGCCGGGGCAGACGGCCGGTTCCTGCCTACCCCGAGCCGGCCCGGAGGGTGAAGAGCCTGGTCATCGCGGCCGGAAAGTCTTCCGCGCGGCCGGTGCAGTGGAGGGAGGGATCACGGCCGGGCAGTGGCCGCAGCGGGCACAAACGCATGTACTCGCGCTTCGTGGCCCTGCGGATCCGGCCCGCCGGACGCGAGATCCGCAAGGCCACGGCCACCACCGAGCTTCCGGTCCGCTGGTTGCTGGCCGAATGGCCCGCCGACCAGGACGAGCCCGTGCAGTTCTGGCTCTCCAACCTGCCCGCAACCACCCCGTTGCCAGTCCTCGTGCGCACCGCGAAGCTCCGCTGGCGCATCGAGAACGACTACCGCGAGATGAAACAGGCCCTGGGCCTGGCCCACTTCGAAGGCCGAACCTGGCCAGGCTGGCACCACCACGTCACCCTCGTCTCGGTCGCCCACGCCTTCTGCACCCTGCAGCGACTGAGCCGATCCCCAAAAGAGACGGCGTCGGCCTGA
- a CDS encoding DNA-3-methyladenine glycosylase I: MTQKATTTDPGVVVGEDGLARPAWAAVDPLLRDYYDGEWGMPVTDEHGVYERVSLEGFQAGLSWATILRKRPAFRTAFNNFDPDVIAAYTETDVERLMADAGIVRNRQKIQGTIANARATIRLREDMGLAGLVWSFQPETTPRPQVFAEIPTKSAESIALSKELRRRGFAFVGPTTMYALMEAIGIIDTHLLDSHRRGSSGIWTS; the protein is encoded by the coding sequence ATGACACAGAAAGCCACCACCACCGACCCCGGCGTCGTCGTCGGAGAGGACGGACTCGCCCGGCCCGCATGGGCGGCCGTCGACCCCCTGCTGCGTGACTACTACGACGGTGAATGGGGCATGCCGGTCACCGACGAACACGGCGTCTACGAGCGCGTCAGCCTCGAAGGATTCCAGGCGGGCCTGTCCTGGGCGACGATCCTGCGCAAACGACCCGCATTCCGCACGGCGTTCAACAACTTCGATCCGGACGTGATCGCCGCGTACACCGAGACCGACGTCGAACGGCTGATGGCCGACGCCGGCATCGTACGCAACCGGCAGAAGATCCAGGGGACCATCGCCAACGCCCGCGCCACCATCAGACTGCGCGAGGACATGGGCCTGGCCGGCCTGGTGTGGTCCTTCCAGCCCGAGACCACCCCCCGCCCCCAGGTCTTCGCGGAGATCCCCACGAAGTCCGCCGAGTCCATCGCACTGTCGAAGGAACTACGACGGCGCGGATTCGCCTTCGTCGGCCCGACCACCATGTATGCGCTCATGGAGGCGATCGGCATCATCGACACCCACCTGCTGGACTCGCACCGGCGCGGCAGCTCCGGAATCTGGACGTCGTGA
- a CDS encoding methylated-DNA--[protein]-cysteine S-methyltransferase: MSTRHVVVETYLGPVTIVAKDETISGLYFRHHVRRPPQEVFGSEVSDSTDSLLNEAVRQLCDYLAGRRRQFDLPLEAEGDSFQHAVWDIVKTIQCGDTTTYGRIAEQVGDRGLAQKVGQAVGANPLCIFVPCHRVVGSTGALTGYAGGLKRKQALLGLEEPPAGDAGRLF; encoded by the coding sequence ATGAGCACTCGACATGTCGTGGTCGAGACGTACCTTGGACCGGTCACGATCGTTGCCAAGGACGAGACGATCAGCGGTCTGTACTTCAGGCATCATGTCCGTCGGCCCCCGCAGGAGGTGTTCGGCTCCGAGGTCAGCGACTCGACGGACTCGTTGCTGAACGAAGCGGTCCGCCAGCTGTGCGACTACCTGGCGGGGCGGCGCAGGCAGTTCGATCTTCCGCTCGAGGCAGAGGGCGACTCGTTCCAGCACGCCGTCTGGGACATCGTGAAGACCATCCAGTGCGGGGACACGACCACCTACGGCCGTATCGCTGAGCAGGTCGGAGACCGCGGTCTCGCGCAGAAGGTCGGACAAGCCGTAGGTGCGAACCCGCTGTGCATCTTCGTCCCGTGCCATCGCGTCGTCGGTTCCACCGGGGCCCTGACCGGATACGCCGGCGGGCTGAAGCGCAAGCAGGCGCTGCTGGGGCTCGAGGAGCCGCCCGCGGGCGACGCCGGACGGTTGTTCTGA
- a CDS encoding ester cyclase, translating to MSLEQNKAIVGRWFTEFWGNPFNPDIIDELAAPDIRFEYSLHKPMRGRDQVRAFATNFRTAFPDLNFWGTADLIAEGDYVVGQWEGGGTHTGPIVFDDLPIGSVPATSGKTLRFTGKTVLKVQDGLIVEELGLDDGVKVLQQLGIIPTA from the coding sequence ATGTCGCTCGAGCAGAACAAGGCGATCGTCGGCCGGTGGTTCACTGAGTTCTGGGGCAACCCCTTCAACCCCGACATCATCGACGAGCTCGCCGCCCCGGACATCCGGTTCGAGTACTCGCTGCACAAGCCCATGCGAGGCCGAGACCAGGTGCGCGCCTTCGCGACCAACTTCCGCACCGCGTTCCCGGACCTCAACTTCTGGGGCACCGCGGACCTCATCGCCGAGGGCGACTACGTCGTCGGGCAGTGGGAGGGCGGCGGCACGCACACCGGGCCGATTGTCTTCGACGACCTTCCCATCGGCTCCGTACCGGCGACATCCGGCAAGACGCTCCGCTTCACCGGCAAGACGGTGCTCAAGGTCCAGGACGGTCTCATCGTCGAGGAGCTCGGACTCGACGACGGCGTGAAGGTCCTCCAGCAGCTCGGCATCATCCCGACCGCCTGA
- a CDS encoding methylated-DNA--[protein]-cysteine S-methyltransferase: MRNDDDMAVLLSTPVDAGTLRRLHRRLEQAAEQADLIDVAYTTIDSPVGKLLLAATPKGLVRVAYAGEDHDRVLEALGHKLSPRILRAPKRLEEAAREIDEYFARRRRVFDLTLDLSLSHGFRRLVQTHLPEIGYGQTRSYRDMAELVGNPKAVRAVGTACATNPLPIVVPCHRVLRTDGTLGGYIGGLAAKTTLLDLEAAA, encoded by the coding sequence ATGCGCAACGATGACGACATGGCCGTCCTGCTGTCGACACCTGTGGACGCCGGCACTCTCCGTCGCCTCCACCGCCGTCTGGAGCAGGCCGCGGAGCAAGCCGACCTGATCGATGTCGCTTACACGACCATCGACTCGCCCGTCGGCAAGCTGCTGCTCGCCGCCACCCCGAAGGGGCTGGTCCGTGTGGCGTACGCCGGCGAGGACCACGACCGGGTCCTGGAAGCCCTCGGCCACAAGCTCAGCCCGCGGATCCTGCGCGCCCCGAAGCGGCTGGAAGAGGCGGCTCGCGAGATCGACGAGTACTTCGCCCGCCGCCGCCGGGTCTTCGACCTGACGCTGGACCTGTCCCTGTCGCACGGGTTCCGGCGCCTGGTGCAGACGCATCTGCCCGAGATCGGGTACGGCCAGACCCGCAGCTACCGCGACATGGCCGAGCTCGTCGGCAACCCCAAGGCCGTCCGGGCGGTGGGCACCGCCTGCGCGACCAACCCGCTGCCGATCGTCGTCCCGTGCCACCGCGTGCTGCGCACCGACGGCACCCTCGGCGGCTACATCGGCGGACTCGCCGCCAAGACCACGCTGCTGGACCTGGAGGCCGCCGCATGA
- a CDS encoding cytochrome P450 family protein produces the protein MTAQQRTAQHVPVLRLDPTGADHQGEAARLRELGPVVKVILPGDVEAWAVTTHQLVTELVTDPRVSKDWHRWTDIRTNRIPEDWPLTGMVKITNMVTADGDDHRRLRRVVTQVLTPERVRAMRPQVTELARGLVQALPERTGPDGSVDLREHLAYPLPMNVICDIIGVPGPLRFQLRRLVRSIFDSTAEPEEVLSTQRLIYELLDKVVAHKRRTPGDDLTSALIAAQRDNPGILSDAELTGTLWLMVAAGHETTLSLITNALRALLTHPGQLDLALSSAPSVWPDVVEETLRWDAPIGNFLARYPREDLDIGGVTIPAGDAILAPYSAAGRDTAQHGQDADRFDLTRTQSRHLAFGGGPHVCLGAPLARMEAAIALEALFSAYPGLSLATNPESLVPVPSLISNSVQTLPTHLNQARP, from the coding sequence ATGACGGCACAACAACGTACTGCCCAGCATGTCCCGGTCCTGCGCCTGGACCCGACCGGCGCCGACCACCAGGGCGAAGCCGCACGGCTGCGAGAGCTCGGCCCGGTCGTGAAGGTGATACTGCCCGGCGACGTGGAAGCCTGGGCCGTCACCACGCACCAGCTCGTCACGGAATTGGTGACTGATCCGCGGGTCAGCAAGGACTGGCACCGGTGGACGGACATCCGCACCAACCGGATTCCCGAGGACTGGCCGCTGACCGGCATGGTCAAAATCACCAACATGGTGACGGCTGACGGCGACGACCATCGCCGCCTGCGCCGCGTCGTCACCCAGGTCCTCACCCCCGAACGTGTCCGGGCCATGCGCCCGCAAGTGACCGAACTCGCCCGCGGCCTCGTCCAGGCGTTGCCCGAGCGCACCGGCCCGGACGGCTCGGTCGACCTGCGTGAGCACCTGGCCTACCCGCTGCCGATGAACGTCATCTGCGACATCATCGGAGTCCCCGGCCCGCTCCGGTTCCAGCTGCGGCGCCTGGTCCGGTCCATCTTCGACTCCACCGCAGAGCCTGAAGAAGTCCTCTCGACACAACGCCTCATCTACGAACTCCTCGACAAGGTCGTCGCACACAAGCGCCGCACACCGGGCGACGACCTCACCAGCGCCCTGATCGCCGCCCAGAGGGACAACCCCGGCATCCTCAGCGACGCAGAGCTGACCGGAACCCTCTGGCTGATGGTCGCCGCCGGTCACGAAACCACCCTCAGCCTCATCACCAACGCGCTGCGCGCCCTGCTCACCCACCCCGGCCAACTCGATCTCGCGCTGAGCTCCGCCCCCTCCGTCTGGCCCGACGTCGTCGAGGAAACTCTGCGCTGGGACGCCCCCATCGGAAACTTCCTCGCCCGCTACCCACGCGAGGACCTGGACATAGGCGGCGTGACCATACCCGCTGGCGACGCCATCCTCGCCCCCTACAGCGCGGCCGGCCGCGACACCGCCCAGCACGGCCAGGACGCCGACCGGTTCGACCTCACCCGAACTCAGTCCCGGCACCTGGCCTTCGGCGGTGGCCCCCACGTCTGCCTTGGCGCACCCCTGGCACGTATGGAAGCCGCGATTGCTCTCGAAGCCCTGTTCAGCGCGTACCCCGGACTCTCACTCGCCACCAACCCCGAATCCCTCGTGCCCGTGCCGTCCCTGATCTCCAACTCCGTCCAAACCCTCCCCACCCACCTGAACCAGGCCCGCCCATGA
- a CDS encoding Ada metal-binding domain-containing protein, translating into MNDAMNTYTLLGADGRPYRSPVKGEWGGHRGSKVYGRLDCPAARRAIARGGYVRHRVFFADEATAVAAGFRPCGACCKDRYQRWKTARENGRSWTP; encoded by the coding sequence ATGAACGACGCGATGAACACCTACACCCTTCTCGGGGCCGACGGCCGTCCCTACCGGTCGCCGGTGAAGGGAGAGTGGGGCGGCCACCGTGGCTCGAAGGTCTACGGACGGCTCGACTGCCCTGCAGCGCGGCGGGCCATCGCCCGCGGCGGCTACGTGAGGCACCGGGTCTTCTTCGCCGACGAGGCCACGGCGGTCGCCGCCGGGTTCCGCCCTTGCGGCGCCTGCTGCAAGGACCGCTATCAGCGGTGGAAGACCGCCCGAGAGAACGGCCGATCATGGACCCCCTGA